Part of the Lolium rigidum isolate FL_2022 chromosome 6, APGP_CSIRO_Lrig_0.1, whole genome shotgun sequence genome, TCCACCGCACCCCCCATGACTCGAAGGTCACAGAGGCGGGGCAGATCGGCAGCGGCGACGTCAGGAGGCGAGGAAGAACTAGATCGCTATTGTAGCCTCACGTACCGGTTCGTTGCTCAAGAATCTTTGTGGGCTCGTCCACTAGTTAGCTAGTTTAATTTTCGTTCAATTTTGTTGCAAATAGTGTAGTTATATTATTAGAAGATTGCATATTCTTTTTACGTGCAATGTCCAAATTATCCAATTTAGCTTCAGATTGATTACTCTGACTTCATGTAGTTTTATTCACTCATAATGTAGAAAATGGGAGGTTTCATTATGTAGCAACGAATACAACGAGCTCATGTTTTTGAAAGCCTAGTAAGCAAAACAGGCTCCTTCTGTAGCATCAATTGAACTTCTTCTGGGCCCAGCCCAGTCAACGCATACGATCTGAATCAAATCAATCAATCAATCTCCCCAAGACCTAACCGATTCCGCCGtcaccctcgccgtcgccggcaacCACTCCGAATGCTCCTCCCAGGAGAGATCTCCTAGCCGGCGTCCATGGCGGAGGCCGCAAGAGCACGAGCGGCGCCTCTCCACCGCGGCCTCCCCGATGAGATCTCCATCTGGGAGATACTCGTCCGCCTGCCCCCCAAGCCCCTCCTCCGCTGTCGCGCCGTCTGCCGCGCTTGGCGCCACGCCACCTCCGCCCGCGACTTCCTCCTCGCCCACCACGGCCACCAGCCCGCTTTCCCACTCCAATACGAGCTCAGCTCCAGCTCCAGCCTGTCCGTAGACATCATACTCTTGGACCACCGGGCGGGGGTCGCCGCCGCCGACAAGCTCCATTCCGTCGCCCGGCTGGGTTTCGACGAGACCTACATCCATCTACAGGCCTCCTGCGACGGTCTCCTCATCTTCTGCACAGAAGCTGACTCGTGCTTCTCCGCTCCGTTGCACTTCTCCGTCTGCAGCCCGGCCACTCGTCAATATGCTCCCCTCCCGCTGCTCCGTGGCTTCTGCCTCGCCGGAATGTACCCGCACCCTCCTACCGGAGAGTACCGTCTACTGCTCTACCCTGACTCGATGTTGCCTTATGACGAACTGCCCCCCGGCGCTCAAGATGCCTGCTACGTTTACGCGTTGGGCTCCTGCCACCCGCCGAGGCACATCGggtggccggaggtggagctCGAGATCCATGCCATTGTGCCCGCCCTCATCCGGGGCAGCCTGCACTGGCACATAGAGCGGGACGAGTACGAAGGAAACAAGATAATTGTATTCGACACCACGACCGAGTCGTTCAGGAAGATGCGTGCTCCGGCTGTTCCTGGTTCTGCCGACCTGTTTGAGATGGATGGAGTGCTCGGCATGGCCAGCTTTGGCAATGGAACACTCGATATCTGGACGATGCAGGACTATGACGGCGAGGTATGGGCCTTCAAATACCGGGTTAAATTACCGGTTGCAGAGCTCACAGAGCGGTTTGGATTTAACACATACTATTCGGATGTGGTGGTTTCGTCTTGGGATCACGATGTGCTCATTCTCGTCCAGTCTGGCGAGTGGCTACTTCACTTTGACATCGCTGGCAAGTTGGTCGTAAGCTTCCATCGCAAATTACTCCGGGCTACTCAACTTCGTCTCAAACAAACACTTGTTCAACATACCTTCTTTCCGACAATAGAGGGCTATGTTGTGAACACTTTCCCTTTCATCTCACTAGATGATTCTGGTGTCCACACTTAGACTTCCATCTCAAGGTTGTTCAGTGTGATGGTGCTTCTTGAAGGCCTAGCTTTTTTGGATCGTCATGAGCTGAGATATGTAAGAACTGTATCAACCGCTTGTTTCCTTGTTGATGCATAAAAAGTTATGATCCAGAAGCTTCAACTGTTACGCGGGCTCTATTATGTTTCTTTAAATATTCTTCTGGGCTGAAGTGTCTGTCAAGTGTCTTCAGGCCAAAATTACAGAGTCATTTTTTGTCTGCATTTCAAATGTTTGATCTGACTCATGCCTCTGTTTCCTTGAACTAAAAATAGAGCTCTGACTTTGCTTTGTTTTCTTTATATAATGATCTTCTTAGTACTCAATAGTTAACGTTTTAGCTGCCTCATGTCTCTGTCTTTTTAACTGAAGAATTTGCCTGGCCATTTTTCAATGGCTTCTTAGAACTTAGTGGTCTGTTGTAACTGATGACGAAGCAAATAAACTTGTGCTTCATGCTTTTGTTTGTCTGTTGTAACTGATGACGAAGCGAGGTCGATTATCCACCTGTTGACTAGCAATTTGCACCTGATTTTCAGAAGAGCTTAATAGTAGTACTTGTTATAGTATATGATTGAATCATTGTCACCTTTTCGGAAATTTTCTGCTGCAAGTCATTGTCTTCCTGAATCCATTGCATCTGGTTTGATGTGGAAATATTATGTTATATTACAgcttactgttttgttgtgtggaATGATAATTTGACTTTAGTTGTTAACAAGTTTAAGGATTAATACTTCATGTGATGTTAAATCTTAACATAAACTCCATTGTATCTGGTTAGATGTGGAAATATTATGTTATATTTACAGCTTACTGTTTTGTTATGTGGAATGATCATTTGACTTTAGTTGCTAACAAGTTTAAGGATTAATACTTCATGTGATGTTCAATCTTAACATAAACTCAAGAAATAGAACTTGTATTGATAAGCAGAAGGAATTTTTTTTTGGTCACAATGATGCTCAGTGTAAGATTGTGCTCCACAATTGGACAAGGTATAAAATTTCCATCATAAGTACTAGAAACTCGTAAAACTGAAAATGAACCAAGTCCATAATAGGTAACTTTCCTGTTGAGTATGGACAAAACTTATGTTTTGTATGGTTGAATGGTGGTATTGTGAAAAGCACTAGCCACTGTGTCCACTGCACCATCAAAACTTAGAAAAAAAAACCACGTAGTTGCTCAATA contains:
- the LOC124660304 gene encoding F-box protein At5g49610-like, which translates into the protein MAEAARARAAPLHRGLPDEISIWEILVRLPPKPLLRCRAVCRAWRHATSARDFLLAHHGHQPAFPLQYELSSSSSLSVDIILLDHRAGVAAADKLHSVARLGFDETYIHLQASCDGLLIFCTEADSCFSAPLHFSVCSPATRQYAPLPLLRGFCLAGMYPHPPTGEYRLLLYPDSMLPYDELPPGAQDACYVYALGSCHPPRHIGWPEVELEIHAIVPALIRGSLHWHIERDEYEGNKIIVFDTTTESFRKMRAPAVPGSADLFEMDGVLGMASFGNGTLDIWTMQDYDGEVWAFKYRVKLPVAELTERFGFNTYYSDVVVSSWDHDVLILVQSGEWLLHFDIAGKLVVSFHRKLLRATQLRLKQTLVQHTFFPTIEGYVVNTFPFISLDDSGVHT